From the Euphorbia lathyris chromosome 6, ddEupLath1.1, whole genome shotgun sequence genome, one window contains:
- the LOC136232456 gene encoding uncharacterized protein codes for MELSNRLFTLQKSPISFFKPFKAPRKSIFALANSAVSPSPHIALSRSLQSETLKSLEWSLLCERLCPFTSTSMGSSAARNGAISIGKSLQESRKLLNQTAAALAVIQSGPFDLSGIEDITSILESAVSGSLLTVGELCAVRRTLRAASSVLESLKDDENCLERYLPLLEILESCNFQVELEQKIGFCIDSNLSIILDRASEELEFIRSERKRNMENLDNLLKGISTRIFQAGGIDRPFVTRRRSRVCVAVRASRRYLVPDFVILDVSGSGATYFVEPDEAVELNNLEVMLSNSERAEEIAILSLLTSEVAESERDIRYLLDRIVEIDLAFARAAYAQNINGVCPILTSEERIDEPPNRSNCVFSVDIEGIKHPLLLGSSQRCLSDVLVSNPVSSEELDGGDSVTTNESFSQSISEFPVPISIKVKYGTRVVVISGPNTGGKTASMKTLGIASLMSKAGFFLPAKNSPKLPWFDLVLADIGDHQSLEQNLSTFSGHISRICKILEVASKESLVLLDEICSGTDPAEGVALSTSILQYIADRANLAVVTTHYADLSLLKDKDARFDNAAMEFSLETLQPTYQILWGSTGNSNALSIAKSIGFDSNIIVSAQKWVEKLIPEKQKQRKGFLYQSLVDERNRLEAQANEAASLHAKIMELYNEIQNEAEDLDKRVEGLMAKETQQVQQELEATKSQIDLVVQNFENQLKKVSPDQFNSLIRKSESAIASIVEAQRPADILPADEANVNLYTPQSGEKVLVKALGNKVATVVEAPGNEETILVQYGKIRVRVKKSDVRAIEGNKKSSAVNPVPQKKIQGQKSPSELPKDGEDCYGARVQTSKNTVELRGMRVQEAALHLDMAISAAEPYSVVFVLHGMGTGAVKQRALEILGKHPRVVKYEPESAMNFGCTVAYIK; via the exons ATGGAACTTTCCAATCGCTTATTCACCCTCCAAAAATCCCCAATTTCGTTCTTCAAACCCTTCAAAGCACCTAGAAAATCCATCTTTGCTCTTGCAAACTCGGCAGTGTCACCTTCACCTCATATCGCTCTCTCACGCTCCCTCCAATCCGAAACCTTGAAATCCCTCGAATGGAGTTTGCTCTGCGAACGGCTCTGTCCCTTTACGTCAACCTCTATGGGTTCTTCTGCCGCTCGAAACGGAGCTATTTCCATCGGCAAAAGCCTCCAAGAGAGTCGTAAGTTGCTCAACCAGACAGCTGCTGCATTGGCGGTGATTCAGTCTGGGCCTTTTGATCTTTCAGGTATTGAGGATATTACGAGTATTCTCGAATCTGCGGTTTCCGGCAGCTTGCTCACGGTCGGTGAGCTATGTGCTGTGAGGCGGACTCTGAGAGCTGCAAGCTCAGTGTTGGAGAGTTTAAAGGACGACGAAAATTGCTTGGAAAG GTATTTGCCTCTTCTTGAAATACTTGAAAGTTGCAATTTCCAAGTAGAGTTAGAGCAGAAAATAGGATTTTGCATAGACAGCAATCTCTCGATTATACTTGATAGAGCTAGTGAAGAATTGGAGTTTATTAGGTCTGAAAGGAAAAGGAACATGGAGAATCTGGACAATCTTCTGAAGGGAATATCAACTCGGATTTTTCAGGCTGGGGGTATTGATAGGCCATTTGTAACTAGACGCCGTTCTAGGGTGTGTGTTGCAGTGAGAGCTTCCCGCAGATATTTGGTTCCAGATTTTGTGATTCTAGATGTTAGTGGTTCTGGTGCAACATACTTTGTGGAGCCTGATGAAGCTGTTGAATTGAATAACCTTGAAGTGATGCTTTCAAACTCTGAAAGAGCTGAGGAAATTGCAATTTTAAGCTTGCTTACATCTGAAGTAGCAGAATCAGAGAGAGATATAAGATATTTACTGGACAGAATTGTggaaattgatcttgcttttgCTAGAGCTGCTTATGCTCAAAACATCAATGGAGTCTGTCCAATTTTGACTTCAGAGGAGCGTATAGATGAACCTCCCAATAGATCAAATTGTGTATTTTCTGTGGATATTGAAGGTATAAAACATCCATTACTTCTTGGCTCATCTCAAAGATGTTTGTCTGATGTCCTTGTGTCCAACCCTGTGAGTTCAGAAGAATTGGATGGTGGAGATAGTGTAACGACAAATGAAAGCTTTTCTCAAAGCATATCTGAATTTCCTGTGCCAATAAGCATTAAAGTGAAGTATGGGACTAGAGTCGTAGTCATATCAGGACCTAACACTGGAGGGAAAACTGCTTCTATGAAAACTCTGGGTATAGCATCTCTTATGTCAAAGGCCGGCTTCTTTTTACCTGCTAAAAATAGCCCAAAGCTTCCATGGTTTGATCTTGTTCTAGCAGATATTGGGGACCACCAG TCATTGGAACAAAATCTCTCAACCTTTAGTGGTCATATATCACGCATTTGTAAGATCTTGGAAGTGGCCTCAAAAGAATCCCTTGTCCTTCTTGATGAAATTTGTAGTGGAACTGATCCTGCTGAAGGAGTGGCCCTTTCTACCAGCATCTTACAGTATATTGCAGATCGTGCTAACTTAGCTGTTGTTACGACTCATTATGCTGATTTAAGTCTCTTAAAAGATAAGGATGCTCGATTTGACAATGCTGCCATGGAATTTTCTCTTGAAACCTTGCAACCTACCTACCAGATCCTGTGGGGAAGTACTGGTAATTCTAATGCATTAAGCATTGCCAAATCTATAGGTTTTGATAGCAACATAATTGTAAGTGCTCAAAAGTGGGTGGAGAAGTTAATTCCTGAAAAGCAAAAACAGCGAAAAGGTTTCCTGTATCAATCACTAGTGGATGAGAGAAACAGATTGGAAGCTCAGGCGAATGAAGCTGCATCGCTGCATGCAAAAATTATGGAGCTCTATAATGAG ATTCAAAATGAGGCGGAAGATCTTGATAAGCGGGTGGAAGGACTCATGGCAAAAGAAACCCAACAGGTCCAACAGGAACTAGAGGCTACAAAGTCACAGATAGATCTTGTGGTacaaaattttgaaaatcaACTCAAGAAAGTCAGTCCAGATCAGTTCAATTCTCTGATTAGGAAGTCAGAATCAGCAATTGCATCCATTGTTGAAGCCCAGCGTCCTGCAGACATTCTCCCTGCTGATGAAGCAAATGTTAATCTGTATACTCCGCAATCTGGAGAGAAAGTTCTTGTAAAGGCACTGGGGAATAAGGTAGCTACTGTAGTAGAAGCACCAGGAAATGAGGAGACAATATTAGTCCAATATGGTAAAATAAGAGTTCGTGTAAAGAAAAGTGATGTTAGAGCTATTGAAGGAAACAAAAAGAGTAGTGCAGTTAATCCGGTCCCGCAAAAAAAGATCCAG GGACAGAAGAGTCCGTCAGAGCTCCCCAAAGATGGGGAGGATTGTTATGGCGCAAGGGTTCAGACATCAAAGAACACTGTGGAACTTCGGGGTATGCGAGTGCAAGAAGCTGCACTCCACCTCGATATGGCCATTTCAGCTGCAGAGCCGTATTCAGTTGTTTTTGTTCTACATGGCATGGGCACTGGAGCTGTTAAGCAACGTGCACTGGAGATACTAGGAAAGCATCCACGTGTGGTCAAATATGAACCAGAAAGTGCTATGAATTTCGGATGTACAGTTGCTTACATCAA GTGA